CCGTCCCGGTCTGGGCGAAGGAGTGCGTCATCGCCTCGGCGAAGAGCTTCTCGCGGGTGTCGAAGTGGTAGTGCAGCAGCGCCGTCGACACCCCGGCGTGCTCGGCCACCATCCGCATGCGGATCTTCTCGAAGCCGACCTCGGCGATCACTTCGCACGCGGCGGAGAGGATCCGCTCACGGGTCTCGCGAGTGCGTTCGGCCTTGGTCACGTGTGTGCTCCCCGGTTCGGCGCTGTCGGTGCGGGTCAGTTCTCTGCGCGGGCTGTCGGTGCTGGGACGCCCCGTCCCGCCGTCGTCCATCTTGGCGCATCCGCGCCGTCCTCGGGTCCCGGCCGCCGGCGGTCCCGAATCCGGGAGGACGGCCGGTGGCGGGTGGCCGGTCGTCGGCGGGAGCCGGTCACCGGTCATCGGTCATCGGTAGGAGTGGAACCCGCGTCCCGACTTCCGCCCCAGCCGCCCCGCGTCCACCATCCGCGCCAGCAGTGGCGGAGGCGCGTACAGGGGCTCCCGGAACTCCTCGTACAGCGACTCGGCGATGGCCCGGGTGGTGTCCAGACCGATCAGGTCCGTGAGCGCGAGCGGCCCGAGCGGATGCGCGCAGCCGAGGACCATCCCCCGGTCGACGTCCTCGACGGAGGCGGCGCCGGACTCGACCATCCGCACGGCCGCCAGCAGATACGGCACCAGCAGCGCGTTCACCACGAATCCGGCCCGGTCGCGAGCGCGGACGACCTCCTTGCCGAGGACCCCCGAGGCGAACGCCTCCGCCCGCCGCGCGGTGCTCTCACCGGTCAGCAGCGACGGCACCAGCTCGACCAGCGGCAGTACCGGCACGGGGTTGAAGAAGTGCAGCCCCACCACCTGCTCGGGGCGCGCGGTCGCCGTCGCGAGCCGGATGACCGGGATGGACGAGGTGTTCGTCGCCAGGACCGCGTCCTCGCGGTCCACGGTCCGGTCGAGATGGGTGAACACCCGGACCTTGGCCTCCTCCCGCTCGGCCACGGCCTCCACCACGAGGTCCCGGTCCGCCAGCGCATCCATGTCGGCCGTGACCACGATCCGCGCCAGGGCGGCGTCACGGTCCGGGCCCGTGAGCCTGCCCGCGGCCACGGCCCGGTCCAGTGACGCCGTGATCCGGCCGCGGCCCTCCTTCACCGCCGCCGTACCGGTCTCGACCACGACGACGTCCCGGCCTGCCCGCGCGCACACCTCGGCGATCCCGGAGCCCATCAGACCGCAGCCCACGACCCCGATCAGCGAGCACTCCCGCTCTCCGCCAGCCATCACTTCCTCCGGTTCAGCATGCTCGTCCATCCGGCAACAGTCGTCACATCCGGCAACAGTCGGACACGGCACCGAGGGCCCGGGTCCCGGCGACCTTGCCGGGCCCCGGGCCCCGGGCCTCAGTCCGCGGACGGCATCCGCAGAACGCCCGTCCCCCGCTTGACCAGTTCACCGGCGACGATCAGCCGCTGGATCTCGGAGGTGCCCTCCCAGATGCGGTCCACACGCAGTTCCCGGTAGAGGCGTTCGACGGGGTAGGAGCGGTCGTAGCCGCGTCCGCCGAAGATCTGTACGCAGCGGTCGACGACCCGCCCGGCCGCCTCGCTGGCCGACAGCTTGGCGATCGCCGCCTTGGCGTGCAGGGTCTTGCGGTCGGACAGTCCGGCGTCCACCTCCCAGGCGACCTGGTGGGTGTACGCGCGGTTGACGGCGATGTCGACGGCGCAGTCGGCGAGCATGCCCTGGACGAGCTGGAAGTCGGCGATGGGGGAGCCGAACTGGC
The genomic region above belongs to Streptomyces marianii and contains:
- a CDS encoding 3-hydroxybutyryl-CoA dehydrogenase; translation: MAGGERECSLIGVVGCGLMGSGIAEVCARAGRDVVVVETGTAAVKEGRGRITASLDRAVAAGRLTGPDRDAALARIVVTADMDALADRDLVVEAVAEREEAKVRVFTHLDRTVDREDAVLATNTSSIPVIRLATATARPEQVVGLHFFNPVPVLPLVELVPSLLTGESTARRAEAFASGVLGKEVVRARDRAGFVVNALLVPYLLAAVRMVESGAASVEDVDRGMVLGCAHPLGPLALTDLIGLDTTRAIAESLYEEFREPLYAPPPLLARMVDAGRLGRKSGRGFHSYR